Proteins encoded within one genomic window of Eurosta solidaginis isolate ZX-2024a chromosome 1, ASM4086904v1, whole genome shotgun sequence:
- the Tti1 gene encoding TELO2-interacting protein 1 homolog isoform X2 — protein sequence MASFEQFVLKVKPALDIFLRAPSPENLERLRNELQHFNFRQMKVFHAQILAPLVLKLEELNGANQDLMAGILDCVRIVMSKLYLEDVQELRTLLVIVLKQIRESGAITTRPNLSEELKLISVQCIAEALRRSNSDVLEVFYTQTSAMLLGQILLSLVEFIEKEKYRKLVIGSLECLMTVFYVHDEAEFTDVVLRYQVADTIFIFLPKIVTVLLKTSLADEKLGDTLKSAAIKALGRVLCIIFDQSNNAAIKCTYDKNDFKTLIGNIKQYKGDSLESDADIFGNKKSQDHIEERLKRMQGNGRSKQWFKATSKKLRTIYVQTNILRSHESVRVRTEYARMCCTLIDSCAHNLEENFLLLLESVIAMTEDRDMNINKMCQRTLNQLQHLGNANECIFDDYAETLFDEHIAKLPRVINRGVDVEQYAELIFLKGFLTNLSTARLHCLFLVPKNLEMLCHCLLAAVDMKMTRDLLTAEYAIREIVEADYVECAKLNWRQYKYLNSERCVNLVKDICGILGNSKGVNRLIYDFLFELLVQKNEAMNEILLLLLWVGTAADIKGNKSLDMELVELLIEEILNDKHWYLALQPDASWRLKVDKPTDWFVDRTPGLYESAVEIRTQDVDLDDERDVADASNNTMVYQAASFCLVSIQKALKFAEVSHLIETHTDYISYHLNTILKRTPESSSAVDILTVVLQLSSRRALPHLETIFQTIQEECSKSQQNENINAFLRAFHAFLKHITQWQNSSDADVTAVPMQIIDDAIQNDDHLKNWLQILESSNSFIEDGDVNVDNENIKYTEIAENSSADVDMIDESADVKPQLPRHIDMVKNILNQTLKFVSFRENSQQILALECLICGLPLLRNYEDELLPLVHLIWSPLVEKFRNGDVIVLNRCFTLMNILATYAKDFILKRSLDDVIPYLKNFLIKSAHHSRTEKITAQTQEHKLQVILLKSFANLIESIQIDGKHLNEIVESVSLYLAKEQPKDLQALAVQFYESLYSYNGPLAYMTLVKRAHIINYKDNVDKVFRNWLK from the exons ATGGCATCTTTTGAGCAATTCGTTTTAAAAGTAAAACCAGCACTGGATATATTTCTGCGTGCACCAAGTCCTGAAAACCTGGAACGCCTACGAAATGAATTACAGCATTTTAATTTTCGTCAAATGAAAGTTTTTCATGCGCAAATATTGGCGCCACTTGTGCTTAAACTAGAAGAGCTAAATGG TGCCAATCAGGATTTAATGGCGGGCATCTTGGATTGTGTGCGCATTGTTATGTCCAAACTGTATTTAGAAGATGTCCAGGAGTTGCGCACTTTACTTGTAATTGTGCTAAAACAAATACGTGAATCTGGAGCAATCACCACACGACCCAACTTGAGTGaagaattaaaattaatttcagtgCAATGTATTGCTGAAGCATTACGACGTTCAAATAGCGATGTTTTGGAAGTTTTCTACACGCAAACATCTGCAATGCTCTTAGGGCAAATATTGCTATCATTGGTCGAGTTTATTGAAAAGGAAAAATATCGTAAGCTAGT AATAGGATCATTGGAGTGTTTAATGACGGTTTTCTATGTACATGACGAAGCTGAGTTCACAGATGTAGTACTTCGTTATCAAGTTGCtgatacaatttttatatttttgcccAAAATTGTTACAGTCTTGTTGAAGACAAGTTTGGCCGATGAAAAGTTAGGCGATACACTGAAATCT GCTGCCATTAAAGCATTGGGACGTGTACTTTGCATTATTTTCGATCAGTCGAATAATGCTGCAATCAAATGCACCTACGATAAGAAcgattttaaaacccttattGGCAATATTAAGCAATATAAAGGCGATTCATTAGAATCCGACGCTGATATATTTGGCAATAAAAAATCACAAGACCATATTGAAGAACGTTTGAAACGTATGCAGGGCAATGGCCGCTCGAAGCAATGGTTTAAAGCTACGTCAAAAAAACTGCGTACAATTTATGTGCAAACAAATATTCTACGTTCTCACGAATCTGTGCGTGTGCGGACGGAATATGCACGCATGTGCTGTACTCTCATTGATTCTTGTGCGCATAATCTtgaagaaaattttctacttttacTCGAAAGTGTTATAGCAATGACAGAGGATAGGGatatgaatataaataaaatgtGTCAGCGCACATTAAACCAATTACAACACTTAGGCAATGCCAACGAATGCATTTTTGATGATTACGCAGAAACATTATTCGATGAACATATAGCCAAATTACCACGTGTAATAAATCGTGGTGTTGATGTTGAACAATATGCGGAATTGATTTTCTTAAAAGGTTTCCTCACCAATTTGAGTACGGCACGTCTGCATTGTTTGTTTTTAGTgccgaaaaatttagaaatgctCTGTCACTGTTTACTAGCGGCTGTCGATATGAAAATGACCCGCGATCTATTAACCGCCGAATATGCTATAAGAGAAATTGTAGAAGCTGATTATGTTGAATGTGCTAAACTTAATTGGCGAcagtataaatatttaaatagtGAACGTTGCGTCAATTTAGTAAAAGATATTTGCGGTATTTTGGGCAACTCCAAAGGTGTTAATCGTCTAATATATGATTTTTTGTTCGAACTCTTGGTGCAAAAGAATGAAGCTATGAATGagatattattgcttttactctGGGTGGGCACAGCGGCTGAtataaaaggaaataaaagttTGGACATGGAATTGGTGGAATTGTTGATTGAAGAAATACTGAATGATAAGCATTGGTATTTAGCACTGCAACCAGATGCTAGTTGGCGTTTAAAAGTAGACAAG CCAACAGACTGGTTTGTGGACCGTACGCCTGGTCTATATGAATCAGCAGTAGAAATTCGTACGCAAGATGTGGACTTAGATGACGAAAGGGATGTCGCTGATG CAAGTAACAACACAATGGTCTATCAGGCAGCCAGTTTTTGTTTAGTGTCCATACAAAAAGCATTAAAATTTGCCGAAGTAAGCCATTTGATTGAAACGCACACAGATTACATTAGTTATCATCTTAATACAATATTAAAACGG ACCCCCGAGAGCTCCTCTGCTGTTGACATACTCACCGTTGTGCTACAACTTAGCAGTCGCAGAGCCTTACCGCATTTAGAAACCATATTCCAAACGATACAGGAAGAATGTAGTAAATCTCaacaaaatgaaaatattaatgCTTTTTTGCGTGCTTTTCATGCATTTTTGAAACACATTACACAATGGCAAAATAGCAGCGATGCTGATGTTACAGCTGTGCCGATGCAAATTATAGATGATGCTATACAAAATGATGATCATTTGAAAAATTGGTTGCAAATACTAGAAAGTTCAAATAGTTTTATTGAAGATGGGGATGTAAATGtggataatgaaaatataaaatatacagAAATTGCAGAAAACTCTAGCGCTGATGTTGATATGATAGATGAAAGTGCAGATGTGAAGCCCCAATTGCCACGTCACATTGATAtggttaaaaatattttaaatcaaacGCTCAAATTTGTTAGTTTTCGTGAAAATTCACAACAAATACTTGCGCTTGAGTGTTTAATTTGTGGCTTACCTTTGTTGCGTAACTATGAGGATGAACTTTTGCCTTTGGTGCATTTAATATGGTCACCTTTAGTGGAAAAATTTCGTAATGGCGACGTTATTGTTTTGAATCGTTGTTTTACATTAATGAATATTTTGGCTACATATGCTAAAGATTTTATATTGAAGCGTAGCTTAGA CGATGTTATACCATATCTGAAAAACTTCTTAATAAAAAGTGCTCATCATAGTAGGACGGAGAAGATTACAGC CCAAACTCAAGAGCATAAACTTCAAGTGATACTTTTGAAAAGTTTTGCCAACTTAATTGAGAGCATACAAATTGATGGCAAGCATTTAAACGAAATTGTTGAAAGCGTTTCTTTATATCTGGCAAAAGAACAACCCAAAGACCTGCAAGCATTAGCTGTACAATTTTACGAAAGTTTATATAGTTATAATGGCCCGTTGGCATATATGACTTTAGTTAAGCGCGCgcatataattaattataagGATAATGTGGATAAGGTGTTTAGGAACTGGTTGAAATAA
- the Tti1 gene encoding TELO2-interacting protein 1 homolog isoform X1: MASFEQFVLKVKPALDIFLRAPSPENLERLRNELQHFNFRQMKVFHAQILAPLVLKLEELNGANQDLMAGILDCVRIVMSKLYLEDVQELRTLLVIVLKQIRESGAITTRPNLSEELKLISVQCIAEALRRSNSDVLEVFYTQTSAMLLGQILLSLVEFIEKEKYRKLVIGSLECLMTVFYVHDEAEFTDVVLRYQVADTIFIFLPKIVTVLLKTSLADEKLGDTLKSAAIKALGRVLCIIFDQSNNAAIKCTYDKNDFKTLIGNIKQYKGDSLESDADIFGNKKSQDHIEERLKRMQGNGRSKQWFKATSKKLRTIYVQTNILRSHESVRVRTEYARMCCTLIDSCAHNLEENFLLLLESVIAMTEDRDMNINKMCQRTLNQLQHLGNANECIFDDYAETLFDEHIAKLPRVINRGVDVEQYAELIFLKGFLTNLSTARLHCLFLVPKNLEMLCHCLLAAVDMKMTRDLLTAEYAIREIVEADYVECAKLNWRQYKYLNSERCVNLVKDICGILGNSKGVNRLIYDFLFELLVQKNEAMNEILLLLLWVGTAADIKGNKSLDMELVELLIEEILNDKHWYLALQPDASWRLKVDKPTDWFVDRTPGLYESAVEIRTQDVDLDDERDVADVNKSQRITILDAQFNVLYTCLVLDALGHCATFYGSRFDRYTFRCLHKVLLKVASNNTMVYQAASFCLVSIQKALKFAEVSHLIETHTDYISYHLNTILKRTPESSSAVDILTVVLQLSSRRALPHLETIFQTIQEECSKSQQNENINAFLRAFHAFLKHITQWQNSSDADVTAVPMQIIDDAIQNDDHLKNWLQILESSNSFIEDGDVNVDNENIKYTEIAENSSADVDMIDESADVKPQLPRHIDMVKNILNQTLKFVSFRENSQQILALECLICGLPLLRNYEDELLPLVHLIWSPLVEKFRNGDVIVLNRCFTLMNILATYAKDFILKRSLDDVIPYLKNFLIKSAHHSRTEKITAQTQEHKLQVILLKSFANLIESIQIDGKHLNEIVESVSLYLAKEQPKDLQALAVQFYESLYSYNGPLAYMTLVKRAHIINYKDNVDKVFRNWLK, from the exons ATGGCATCTTTTGAGCAATTCGTTTTAAAAGTAAAACCAGCACTGGATATATTTCTGCGTGCACCAAGTCCTGAAAACCTGGAACGCCTACGAAATGAATTACAGCATTTTAATTTTCGTCAAATGAAAGTTTTTCATGCGCAAATATTGGCGCCACTTGTGCTTAAACTAGAAGAGCTAAATGG TGCCAATCAGGATTTAATGGCGGGCATCTTGGATTGTGTGCGCATTGTTATGTCCAAACTGTATTTAGAAGATGTCCAGGAGTTGCGCACTTTACTTGTAATTGTGCTAAAACAAATACGTGAATCTGGAGCAATCACCACACGACCCAACTTGAGTGaagaattaaaattaatttcagtgCAATGTATTGCTGAAGCATTACGACGTTCAAATAGCGATGTTTTGGAAGTTTTCTACACGCAAACATCTGCAATGCTCTTAGGGCAAATATTGCTATCATTGGTCGAGTTTATTGAAAAGGAAAAATATCGTAAGCTAGT AATAGGATCATTGGAGTGTTTAATGACGGTTTTCTATGTACATGACGAAGCTGAGTTCACAGATGTAGTACTTCGTTATCAAGTTGCtgatacaatttttatatttttgcccAAAATTGTTACAGTCTTGTTGAAGACAAGTTTGGCCGATGAAAAGTTAGGCGATACACTGAAATCT GCTGCCATTAAAGCATTGGGACGTGTACTTTGCATTATTTTCGATCAGTCGAATAATGCTGCAATCAAATGCACCTACGATAAGAAcgattttaaaacccttattGGCAATATTAAGCAATATAAAGGCGATTCATTAGAATCCGACGCTGATATATTTGGCAATAAAAAATCACAAGACCATATTGAAGAACGTTTGAAACGTATGCAGGGCAATGGCCGCTCGAAGCAATGGTTTAAAGCTACGTCAAAAAAACTGCGTACAATTTATGTGCAAACAAATATTCTACGTTCTCACGAATCTGTGCGTGTGCGGACGGAATATGCACGCATGTGCTGTACTCTCATTGATTCTTGTGCGCATAATCTtgaagaaaattttctacttttacTCGAAAGTGTTATAGCAATGACAGAGGATAGGGatatgaatataaataaaatgtGTCAGCGCACATTAAACCAATTACAACACTTAGGCAATGCCAACGAATGCATTTTTGATGATTACGCAGAAACATTATTCGATGAACATATAGCCAAATTACCACGTGTAATAAATCGTGGTGTTGATGTTGAACAATATGCGGAATTGATTTTCTTAAAAGGTTTCCTCACCAATTTGAGTACGGCACGTCTGCATTGTTTGTTTTTAGTgccgaaaaatttagaaatgctCTGTCACTGTTTACTAGCGGCTGTCGATATGAAAATGACCCGCGATCTATTAACCGCCGAATATGCTATAAGAGAAATTGTAGAAGCTGATTATGTTGAATGTGCTAAACTTAATTGGCGAcagtataaatatttaaatagtGAACGTTGCGTCAATTTAGTAAAAGATATTTGCGGTATTTTGGGCAACTCCAAAGGTGTTAATCGTCTAATATATGATTTTTTGTTCGAACTCTTGGTGCAAAAGAATGAAGCTATGAATGagatattattgcttttactctGGGTGGGCACAGCGGCTGAtataaaaggaaataaaagttTGGACATGGAATTGGTGGAATTGTTGATTGAAGAAATACTGAATGATAAGCATTGGTATTTAGCACTGCAACCAGATGCTAGTTGGCGTTTAAAAGTAGACAAG CCAACAGACTGGTTTGTGGACCGTACGCCTGGTCTATATGAATCAGCAGTAGAAATTCGTACGCAAGATGTGGACTTAGATGACGAAAGGGATGTCGCTGATG TGAATAAATCGCAACGTATTACAATTTTAGATGCACAATTCAATGTCTTATACACGTGTTTAGTTTTAGATGCCTTAGGACACTGTGCAACATTTTATGGTAGCAGATTCGATCGTTACACATTTCGTTGCCTGCACAAAGTACTCTTAAAAGTGG CAAGTAACAACACAATGGTCTATCAGGCAGCCAGTTTTTGTTTAGTGTCCATACAAAAAGCATTAAAATTTGCCGAAGTAAGCCATTTGATTGAAACGCACACAGATTACATTAGTTATCATCTTAATACAATATTAAAACGG ACCCCCGAGAGCTCCTCTGCTGTTGACATACTCACCGTTGTGCTACAACTTAGCAGTCGCAGAGCCTTACCGCATTTAGAAACCATATTCCAAACGATACAGGAAGAATGTAGTAAATCTCaacaaaatgaaaatattaatgCTTTTTTGCGTGCTTTTCATGCATTTTTGAAACACATTACACAATGGCAAAATAGCAGCGATGCTGATGTTACAGCTGTGCCGATGCAAATTATAGATGATGCTATACAAAATGATGATCATTTGAAAAATTGGTTGCAAATACTAGAAAGTTCAAATAGTTTTATTGAAGATGGGGATGTAAATGtggataatgaaaatataaaatatacagAAATTGCAGAAAACTCTAGCGCTGATGTTGATATGATAGATGAAAGTGCAGATGTGAAGCCCCAATTGCCACGTCACATTGATAtggttaaaaatattttaaatcaaacGCTCAAATTTGTTAGTTTTCGTGAAAATTCACAACAAATACTTGCGCTTGAGTGTTTAATTTGTGGCTTACCTTTGTTGCGTAACTATGAGGATGAACTTTTGCCTTTGGTGCATTTAATATGGTCACCTTTAGTGGAAAAATTTCGTAATGGCGACGTTATTGTTTTGAATCGTTGTTTTACATTAATGAATATTTTGGCTACATATGCTAAAGATTTTATATTGAAGCGTAGCTTAGA CGATGTTATACCATATCTGAAAAACTTCTTAATAAAAAGTGCTCATCATAGTAGGACGGAGAAGATTACAGC CCAAACTCAAGAGCATAAACTTCAAGTGATACTTTTGAAAAGTTTTGCCAACTTAATTGAGAGCATACAAATTGATGGCAAGCATTTAAACGAAATTGTTGAAAGCGTTTCTTTATATCTGGCAAAAGAACAACCCAAAGACCTGCAAGCATTAGCTGTACAATTTTACGAAAGTTTATATAGTTATAATGGCCCGTTGGCATATATGACTTTAGTTAAGCGCGCgcatataattaattataagGATAATGTGGATAAGGTGTTTAGGAACTGGTTGAAATAA